CTTACCTTAGTGCTGATGGGAATTCATTCAGCTAGGATATTGCTTCCTCAACACTACCCTCCACGCTtgaatatctctctctctcactaaaTAGCCATCAGATAATTTCAGAGGTTTTCTTTCATAACCTTAGCAAATTATCGGATTTGTCCTTATCCAATTGTGTACTTAACACCAGTATCACATGGATTCCCTCATTTCAGTTAACACGGTTACAAATGACATTATGCAAGGTGGTGGATGGTCAAATCCCCTCATGGATCTCAACTCAATTCTCACTTGAAGAGTTGAAAATAACTGATAGCAATCTTGTTGGAGAAATTCCCTCTTGGTTACAGGATATGAGACTACGCTCCATCAATCTCACAAGaaatcatttgcaaggttatcTTTTTCTCAATTCTTCAGCTTGGAAGGCAATAGAGGTTGTAGACATGTCTAACAATGCATTGTCTGGACAGATACCACCAATTTGGCCATCTCATATACAATGGTTGTTGCTCAATGATAATTGGCTAACGGGAAATATTCCCCCAAGCATACAGGTTAACTCTTTATTGCAAGTGTTAAATTTAGCAAATAATCATTTGAATGGAAAAATCCCTTCAAGCATAGCCAACTTTTCCtcacttcaaattttgaatttggggAATAATAATTTGGGAGGTATGATACCATCTGAGTTTGGTGAGCTAAGTCAACTACAATCACTAGTGCTAAAGAATAACCAGCTGAGTGGGGCATTCTCTCCTTCAATATCAAACTGCACAAAATTACTTTTTCTAGATATTGGGCAAAACCTATTGAAAGGCCAAATTCCAAAGTCAATAGGAAACCTTTTACATTTGCAAGAGTTAGCGATgagaaaaaataattttgaagGTAGCATTCCTACAGAAATTGGGCAGCTGAAGCACCTCCAAATCTTGGACCTTTCTTCAAATCATCTATCTGGGTCTATACCACAGAATATTTTTAATTTGCAAGCAATGTTGATAGAATCAAAAGAGGGATTTATCATGGTTCAAAAGTATCCATTTCTTAGTAAAAATTATCCAAGTTTTGATGTAGTGATGACAATCATGTATGAAGATGGATTAAATATGAACTCTAAAGGTAGAGATGAGCACTATCCATATATTTTCTCCACCATGGAATCAATTGATCTCTCCAATAATCAATTGAGTGGTAATATTCCTTCTGAATTAGGAAAGTTGA
This genomic stretch from Cryptomeria japonica chromosome 8, Sugi_1.0, whole genome shotgun sequence harbors:
- the LOC131046805 gene encoding receptor-like protein EIX2, giving the protein MTLCKVVDGQIPSWISTQFSLEELKITDSNLVGEIPSWLQDMRLRSINLTRNHLQGYLFLNSSAWKAIEVVDMSNNALSGQIPPIWPSHIQWLLLNDNWLTGNIPPSIQVNSLLQVLNLANNHLNGKIPSSIANFSSLQILNLGNNNLGGMIPSEFGELSQLQSLVLKNNQLSGAFSPSISNCTKLLFLDIGQNLLKGQIPKSIGNLLHLQELAMRKNNFEGSIPTEIGQLKHLQILDLSSNHLSGSIPQNIFNLQAMLIESKEGFIMVQKYPFLSKNYPSFDVVMTIMYEDGLNMNSKGRDEHYPYIFSTMESIDLSNNQLSGNIPSELGKLKGLMLLNLSMNNLNGTIPNSIVQMSRLESLDLSTNHFSGQIPWGLGSLSYLQVLNLSNNNLSGRIPQGGHMTTFANSSYEGNPSLWGCPLRKNCSWPDFAPAPPSIYAPSNEEEEIEESLWYWIGVGLSYGVGFGVVLLSIVLRKKWGEKYFDGVDMVLKYLFPWLHNLTI